A genome region from Scyliorhinus canicula chromosome 16, sScyCan1.1, whole genome shotgun sequence includes the following:
- the LOC119979637 gene encoding ceramide-1-phosphate transfer protein isoform X1: MAGVTAGLMETGQQSNSGTHSGETAENGTAPPTIQPHKNSRQYGQKHFICSECGKSFKQYCDLKRHGRVHTGERPFQCPSCGKRFSTSYNLLIHQLVHSGEKQYKCRVCGREFVQLHHLVTHQRTHTGEKPYPCPVCGKTFRQSSTMMVHQRIHAEERPYHCPDCGKSFKTSSNLSKHKRIHSGERRFACEVCGRRFLHSHHLATHRRTHIGEQPAFCPICGQRFGNPTQLLAHRRAHAGEPPFSCETCGRGFKQSSTLVRHRRTHTGERPYVCPICAKAFRQTSTMQVHYRTHSDDRPYRCLECGKGFKSASNLIGHHRVHRR, encoded by the exons ATGGCAG GGGTGACAGCAGGTCTGATGGAGACTGGGCAGCAGTCAAACTCAGGCACTCATTCTGGAGAAACTGCTGAAAATGGGACTGCTCCACCCACAATCCAGCCTCACAAGAACTCCCGCCAGTACGGCCAAAAACATTTCATCTGCAGCGAGTGCGGGAAGAGCTTCAAGCAGTACTGTGATCTGAAGCGGCACGGCCGGGTCCACACAGGCGAGAGGCCCTTCCAGTGCCCGTCTTGTGGCAAGCGTTTCAGCACCTCCTACAACCTGCTGATCCACCAGCTGGTGCACAGCGGTGAGAAGCAGTACAAGTGCCGGGTGTGCGGCAGGGAGTTTGTCCAGCTGCACCACCTGGTCACCCACCAGCGCACGCACACAGGCGAGAAGCCCTACCCGTGCCCGGTGTGTGGCAAGACCTTCCGCCAGTCCTCCACCATGATGGTGCACCAGCGCATCCACGCCGAGGAGCGGCCGTACCACTGCCCCGACTGCGGCAAGAGCTTCAAGACCTCGTCCAACCTCTCCAAGCACAAGCGCATCCACAGCGGCGAGCGACGCTTTGCTTGCGAGGTGTGCGGCCGTCGCTTCCTCCATtcccaccacctggccacccaCCGCCGTACGCACATCGGTGAGCAGCCGGCCTTCTGCCCGATCTGCGGCCAGCGCTTCGGCAACCCGACCCAGCTGCTGGCACACCGGCGGGCCCACGCCGGCGAGCCACCCTTCAGCTGTGAGACCTGCGGCCGGGGCTTCAAGCAGAGCTCGACGCTGGTGCGGCACCGGCGCACGcataccggggagaggccgtacgTCTGCCCCATCTGCGCCAAGGCCTTCCGGCAGACCTCCACCATGCAGGTGCACTACCGCACTCACTCTGACGATCGCCCGTACCGCTGCCTGGAATGCGGCAAGGGCTTCAAGAGTGCGTCCAATCTGATCGGTCACCACCGTGTCCACAGGAGGTAG